The genomic interval CGTGGCGCTGCCCGCCAACGTGCCCACACCTCCGCCCACCGAGCCCGGCTTCCAATGGCTGTCCATTCCCTTGGAGGACCCACACCGGGACTCGCGCATCGGCGAGCTCGCGGTGGATTCCCGTCAGCCCTGGGCTCGCAAACACCTGAACAGCCTGGTGACGCTGTATGGGCGGCGGCCCCATTTCGCCGCCCAGGTGTTGCCCCTGTTGGAGCCCTTCTACGACGGCGCGGCGCGGGAGTCGGGCCCCGGCTCGCTCCTGCGCGTGCTCCTGGCGAGCACCGCGCTGTTCCATGAGTCCCTGGGACTGAAGCCAGACATCCGCCTGGCGTCCACCCTCGAGCGCCAGGGCGACGAGAAGTCGGCGCGGCTGGTGGAGTACTGCCGCCAGCTCAAGGCCCACACGTACTACTCGGGTCTGGGCTCGTCGCTGTACTTGCAGGTGAGCCTGTTCCGGGACGCGGACGTGCGCGTGTTGTGGCAACGCTTCCGGCATCCCCCCTACGCCCAAGGGCGCGAGGGGCGCTTCGTGCAGGGCCTGTCCATTGTCGACGTGCTGGCCAACGTCCCGGTGGACGAGGTGCGCCGGTGGTTGGAGCCCTCGCCCTGGGGCCCCTTC from Myxococcus stipitatus carries:
- a CDS encoding WbqC family protein; its protein translation is MPGSPGVVVAEQPHYLPWVDFYEQVARSDTLLVLDNVQWLRRGWQRRTRVALPANVPTPPPTEPGFQWLSIPLEDPHRDSRIGELAVDSRQPWARKHLNSLVTLYGRRPHFAAQVLPLLEPFYDGAARESGPGSLLRVLLASTALFHESLGLKPDIRLASTLERQGDEKSARLVEYCRQLKAHTYYSGLGSSLYLQVSLFRDADVRVLWQRFRHPPYAQGREGRFVQGLSIVDVLANVPVDEVRRWLEPSPWGPFAPAPSGG